Proteins encoded in a region of the Elaeis guineensis isolate ETL-2024a chromosome 7, EG11, whole genome shotgun sequence genome:
- the LOC105048025 gene encoding profilin has product MSWQPYIDDHLMGEIEGHHLTSAAIIGHDGSVWAKSETFPEFKPEEINNIMNDFAEPGSLAPTGLFLGSTKYMVIQGEPGSVIRGKKGSGGITVKKTNQALIFGIYDEPMTPGQCNMVVERMGDYLIDQGM; this is encoded by the exons atgtcTTGGCAACCGTATATCGACGACCATCTGATGGGCGAGATCGAGGGCCACCATCTCACCTCCGCGGCGATTATCGGACACGATGGAAGCGTCTGGGCCAAGAGCGAGACGTTTCCAGAG TTTAAGCCTGAAGAGATCAACAATATTATGAATGATTTTGCCGAACCGGGGTCcctagcccccactggcttatttCTTGGGTCAACGAAGTATATGGTAATTCAAGGGGAGCCTGGATCGGTTATCCGTGGCAAGAAG GGGTCAGGTGGCATTACTGTCAAGAAGACCAACCAGGCACTAATCTTTGGCATCTATGATGAGCCCATGACTCCAGGGCAATGCAACATGGTTGTTGAGAGAATGGGTGACTACCTCATTGACCAGGGCATGTAG
- the LOC105036786 gene encoding phosphatidylglycerophosphate phosphatase PTPMT2, producing MRITELEDGGSDDSGGREIVPFKAKRALVGAGARILFYPTLLYNVIRNKIQAEFRWWDEVDQFLLLGAVPFPKDVPRLWQLGVQGVVTLNEPYETLVPSSLYQNYGIDHLVIPTRDYLFAPSLVDICRAVDFIHRNASCGRTTYVHCKAGRGRSTTIVLCYLVKYKHMTPAAALEYVRSRRPRVLLAPSQWQAVQDFSKYKLEISATKSCTPMQYSPAGDAVLITEEDLEGYGSYEDATKDLSVSSYSIARARPMIGRLSCLFASLKVSSGCSPVATRLPEIRAC from the exons ATGAGGATCACGGAGTTGGAGGACGGGGGCTCGGACGATTCTGGCGGTCGGGAGATCGTGCCGTTCAAGGCCAAGAGAGCGCTGGTTGGGGCGGGGGCGCGGATTCTCTTCTATCCGACCCTTCTCTACAATGTGATACGGAACAAGATCCAGGCCGAGTTCCGATGGTGGGACGAAGTAGATCAG TTTCTCTTGCTTGGGGCAGTTCCATTTCCCAAAGATGTTCCACGCTTGTGGCAGCTAGGGGTTCAGGGTGTTGTTACCTTAAATGAGCCGTATGAGACTTTGGTCCCATCATCATTGTATCAG AATTATGGCATTGATCACCTAGTGATTCCTACAAGGGACTACCTTTTTGCCCCTTCACTTGTGGATATATGCCGAGCTGTTGATTTCATCCACA GAAATGCATCATGTGGGAGGACTACATATGTTCATTGTAAAGCTGGGAGGGGACGCAGCACAACCATTGTCTTATGCTATTTG GTGAAGTATAAACATATGACACCTGCGGCTGCTCTGGAGTATGTGCGATCAAGAAGGCCTCGAGTACTCTTGGCTCCTTCTCAGTGGCAG GCTGTTCAAGACTTCAGCAAGTACAAGTTGGAAATCTCTGCTACTAAAAGCTGTACACCGATGCAATATTCACCTGCAGGGGATGCAGTACTTATAACAGAGGAAGATCTGGAAGGTTATGGTAGCTACGAAGATGCCACTAAGGATCTTAGCGTCTCATCATACAGTATTGCTCGAGCCAGGCCCATGATAGGGAGGCTATCTTGCCTCTTTGCATCTCTGAAGGTTTCCAGTGGTTGCTCACCAGTTGCTACACGGTTGCCAGAAATACGAGCTTGCTAG